A region of Paenibacillus thiaminolyticus DNA encodes the following proteins:
- a CDS encoding sensor domain-containing diguanylate cyclase, giving the protein MTERLVHHQPIESDKKVAGTNGPVPNGTWDPPPRPRDSWVLQRDVNVHDFPYVQPLLQSAYKEWAKELPARACVLRGRMALFDYAGKWMAGDSELTGEATAERAAAAALQEGTLAVRTGFGLSYAACPLLNKREEGYAAVVCRLDEEPDESFFAGMDAWVYGLRTHFYRQFELVFVDELERTLRTAERELKRRDVLHGAIRHMHDRINVDAVLSQIMSSVEQLVPEARIEVYLSQDHISSNPKVKPLLFQPGSDGVVRQAFMKGEICYERDGAESDTEVGFALCGKQGAYGVIKVSFPGMAPDPSDVQLIQLIVETAGTAFENARLHEQANEVIQELRFINDLTKRINQSLRLRDVFHDATHELLRVFRADFCMLLQLNEERQCYEVVSCNMDEFDDAYLSFDEGLFGHMYLEKEPVIVSDIEVDVPASMQFFEKLNYHSVIAAPLFGSGEMVGIVILADQRKQFFTYDNFKLLQMLATHIGLAIANAALHSRVKHLANKDQLTGLYARHYLDKQIQRQQKNDFCGSLIVVDIDYFKQINDRYGHQVGDKILNQVSQIIRSSIRESDIAARWGGEEMAIYLPQLSISQTIRVAERIRTRVANETEPHVTVSCGIADWSWQDDMVSVESLFYRADMALYEAKDSGRNQIRIST; this is encoded by the coding sequence ATGACGGAACGTCTAGTCCATCACCAGCCAATCGAATCGGACAAGAAGGTTGCAGGGACGAACGGTCCAGTTCCGAACGGAACCTGGGATCCGCCGCCTCGACCACGGGACAGCTGGGTGCTGCAGCGGGATGTGAACGTTCACGACTTCCCTTATGTGCAGCCGCTGCTGCAATCCGCCTACAAGGAATGGGCGAAGGAACTGCCTGCCCGCGCCTGTGTCCTGCGAGGCCGCATGGCGTTATTCGACTATGCAGGCAAGTGGATGGCGGGCGACTCCGAATTAACCGGCGAAGCCACAGCCGAACGCGCAGCCGCTGCCGCGCTCCAGGAAGGCACGCTGGCCGTCCGGACGGGATTCGGCTTGTCCTATGCCGCCTGCCCGCTGCTGAACAAGCGGGAAGAGGGCTACGCCGCGGTCGTATGCCGATTGGACGAGGAGCCGGATGAATCGTTCTTCGCAGGCATGGATGCATGGGTTTATGGACTTCGAACGCATTTTTACCGGCAATTCGAGCTGGTCTTTGTGGACGAGCTGGAGCGAACGCTGAGAACGGCCGAACGGGAGCTGAAGCGCCGCGACGTGCTGCATGGCGCTATCCGGCATATGCATGACCGCATCAATGTCGATGCTGTCTTGTCGCAGATAATGTCCAGTGTCGAACAGCTGGTTCCGGAAGCACGGATCGAGGTCTATTTGTCTCAGGATCACATCAGCTCGAATCCGAAGGTGAAGCCTTTGCTGTTCCAGCCGGGAAGCGACGGCGTCGTGCGTCAAGCCTTCATGAAGGGTGAAATATGTTACGAACGTGACGGAGCGGAAAGTGATACGGAAGTAGGGTTTGCGCTGTGCGGCAAGCAGGGAGCCTATGGCGTGATTAAGGTCAGCTTTCCCGGAATGGCGCCGGATCCTTCCGATGTGCAGCTGATTCAGCTTATTGTGGAGACGGCCGGCACGGCCTTCGAGAATGCGCGTCTTCATGAGCAGGCGAATGAAGTCATACAGGAACTGCGGTTCATCAATGACTTGACGAAGCGCATCAATCAGAGCTTGCGGCTGCGGGATGTGTTCCATGACGCGACCCACGAGCTGCTGCGCGTGTTTCGGGCCGACTTTTGCATGCTGCTTCAATTGAACGAGGAACGGCAGTGCTATGAAGTGGTATCCTGCAACATGGATGAATTCGATGATGCGTATCTATCCTTCGATGAAGGATTGTTCGGTCATATGTATTTGGAAAAGGAACCGGTCATCGTATCCGATATTGAGGTGGACGTTCCTGCATCCATGCAATTTTTCGAGAAGCTGAATTATCATTCCGTCATCGCCGCGCCCCTGTTCGGCAGCGGGGAGATGGTAGGCATCGTTATTCTTGCCGATCAGCGCAAGCAATTCTTCACTTACGACAATTTCAAGCTGCTCCAGATGCTGGCGACCCACATCGGATTGGCGATCGCGAATGCGGCGCTTCATAGCAGGGTCAAGCATCTTGCCAACAAAGATCAGCTGACCGGCTTGTATGCCCGCCACTACTTGGACAAGCAGATCCAGCGCCAGCAGAAGAATGACTTCTGCGGCTCGCTTATCGTCGTGGACATCGATTATTTCAAGCAAATCAATGACCGCTATGGCCACCAGGTTGGTGATAAAATATTGAATCAGGTCAGTCAAATTATACGCAGTTCCATTCGTGAATCCGATATCGCAGCCCGTTGGGGCGGTGAGGAGATGGCGATATACCTTCCGCAGCTTAGCATTAGCCAGACAATCCGGGTTGCGGAACGGATTCGGACCCGGGTGGCCAACGAGACGGAACCGCATGTCACCGTCTCCTGCGGCATCGCCGACTGGAGCTGGCAGGACGATATGGTCAGTGTCGAATCGCTGTTCTACCGTGCCGACATGGCGCTGTATGAAGCGAAGGACAGTGGCCGGAATCAGATCCGCATCAGCACCTAG
- a CDS encoding aminopeptidase, whose amino-acid sequence MKDPRLQKLAQNLVGYSINVQPGENVLIEMIGSERELVTMLVDEVAARGGRPFVQLTDRKVLRSLIKNASEEQMKTWREYDLLRMQNMQGYIGIRAGENANEMSDVPEDKMKLYDAIYSHPVHMEERVKRTKWVVLRYPNASMAQLANTSTEAFEDFYFDVCNLDYSKMDKAMESLKALMDRTDTVRLTGPGTDLTFSIRGIGSIKCSGQNNIPDGEVYTAPVRDSVNGTLTYNTPSIYNGFTFENISFRFENGKIVEATSNDTARINHILNSDEGARHIGEFAIGVNPYILHPMKDTLFDEKIAGSIHFTPGQAYETADNGNRSSIHWDLVLIQRPEYGGGEMYFDDVLVRKDGLFVIPELECLNPEHLK is encoded by the coding sequence ATGAAAGACCCAAGATTGCAAAAGTTGGCACAGAACTTGGTTGGATACTCCATCAATGTGCAGCCAGGTGAAAATGTGCTGATTGAGATGATCGGCTCCGAGCGCGAGCTGGTGACGATGCTGGTAGATGAAGTCGCCGCGCGGGGCGGCCGTCCCTTCGTGCAGTTGACCGACCGGAAGGTGCTGCGCTCGCTGATCAAGAACGCGTCTGAAGAACAGATGAAGACGTGGCGGGAGTATGATTTGCTCCGGATGCAGAACATGCAGGGGTATATCGGGATTCGCGCCGGGGAGAACGCGAACGAAATGTCCGATGTGCCAGAAGACAAAATGAAGCTGTATGACGCCATCTATTCGCATCCGGTACATATGGAAGAGCGCGTCAAGCGCACGAAGTGGGTTGTCCTTCGTTATCCGAACGCTTCGATGGCCCAGTTGGCCAACACGTCGACAGAAGCGTTTGAAGACTTTTACTTCGACGTGTGCAATCTGGATTATTCCAAGATGGACAAAGCGATGGAGTCGCTGAAGGCGCTGATGGATCGTACGGACACGGTCCGCCTGACCGGCCCGGGAACCGACTTGACGTTCTCGATCCGGGGCATCGGGTCTATCAAATGCTCCGGACAGAACAATATTCCGGATGGCGAGGTCTATACCGCGCCGGTCCGCGATTCCGTCAATGGCACCTTGACCTACAACACACCATCGATTTATAACGGCTTCACCTTTGAGAATATTTCGTTCCGGTTCGAGAATGGCAAAATTGTGGAAGCGACGAGCAATGATACGGCCCGGATCAACCATATTCTCAATTCGGACGAGGGAGCCCGCCATATCGGGGAGTTCGCGATTGGCGTTAACCCGTACATCTTGCATCCGATGAAGGATACGCTGTTCGATGAGAAGATTGCGGGCAGCATCCACTTTACGCCGGGTCAAGCCTATGAGACGGCGGACAACGGCAACCGTTCCTCGATCCATTGGGACCTGGTGCTGATCCAGCGTCCGGAGTATGGCGGGGGGGAAATGTATTTCGACGATGTTCTTGTGCGCAAAGACGGTCTTTTTGTCATCCCTGAGCTGGAGTGCTTGAATCCGGAGCATCTGAAATAA
- a CDS encoding HPr family phosphocarrier protein: MSNNTAIVEISQAANKFRSSIVLQAENKYIDVKSILGLFTTLVGNQKYELHVHGPDADEAKAAMAEVFKKHGLDVSVVAE; this comes from the coding sequence ATGTCTAATAACACGGCAATTGTGGAAATCTCACAAGCAGCGAACAAATTCAGATCTTCGATAGTCTTGCAAGCTGAGAACAAATACATTGATGTTAAGAGTATTTTGGGTCTGTTCACCACCTTGGTGGGCAACCAGAAGTACGAGCTTCACGTTCATGGGCCGGATGCGGATGAAGCGAAGGCGGCGATGGCGGAAGTATTCAAGAAGCATGGATTGGACGTATCCGTTGTAGCGGAATAA
- a CDS encoding YlaN family protein — MSSSNVLQQLSDRALTLLEADAHQIEKLIQVQMENLATRYCPLYEEVLDTQMYGFSRQVDFAVRAGLVEESVGKQLVSKLERNLATLYEALNKATQ; from the coding sequence ATGTCTTCGTCGAATGTGTTGCAACAGCTAAGTGACAGGGCGCTCACTCTGCTAGAAGCGGATGCGCATCAAATAGAGAAACTCATCCAGGTCCAGATGGAGAACTTGGCGACGCGTTACTGCCCTCTCTATGAGGAAGTATTGGATACGCAAATGTACGGTTTTTCTCGGCAGGTTGACTTCGCCGTTCGAGCCGGACTGGTGGAGGAAAGCGTTGGCAAGCAACTTGTAAGCAAGTTGGAACGCAATCTGGCTACCTTGTATGAGGCGTTGAACAAGGCCACTCAATAA
- a CDS encoding Asp23/Gls24 family envelope stress response protein, protein MAEEQLNTQEGNIRISDDVVATIAGLAALETPGVAAMSGGMSEGWAKRLSGRNVQKGVSVEVGQVEAAIDLRVIIMYGMPIQEVCRQLQMSVREAVQNMTGLNVVEINVKVEGVAFKDEELDEMPRIK, encoded by the coding sequence ATGGCAGAGGAGCAACTGAATACCCAGGAAGGGAACATTCGCATTTCGGATGATGTCGTCGCCACAATCGCAGGTCTCGCTGCGCTGGAAACTCCAGGTGTTGCCGCCATGTCCGGAGGGATGTCCGAAGGATGGGCCAAGCGCTTGAGCGGCCGCAACGTGCAAAAGGGTGTGTCCGTGGAAGTGGGCCAAGTGGAAGCGGCCATAGATTTGAGAGTGATCATTATGTACGGAATGCCGATACAGGAAGTATGCCGGCAGCTGCAGATGAGTGTGCGGGAAGCGGTCCAGAACATGACCGGATTGAATGTGGTCGAGATCAACGTCAAAGTGGAAGGCGTCGCCTTCAAGGATGAGGAACTGGACGAAATGCCGCGCATCAAATAG
- the ftsW gene encoding putative lipid II flippase FtsW translates to MNRPHRPSQSKNPPSTGKGSPDFILLVLTLLLVGFGVVMVFSSSSSLAAVSSRYDYDSFYFAKRQLMWAGLGFVAMLFAMNIRYTAYKILFIPLFIVTVLMLLIVPFTAEDVNGARSWFYIGGLGIQPTELAKIAVVLYLSALIAKKGEKFRDFRTGLFPVMIIVGFVVGLIMLQPDMGGAMILAACAGVIVIAGGANLKHIMNCLLVGVTGVLVVLGLSMLFMPDKLSGGYKMARVQSWLDPFHDSQAASYNLLHSLKAIAHGGWTGAGFGQSIQKLLYLPYPYNDFIFAIIAEELGFIGTVIFLLVYICFIWRGILIALRCPDIYGTLVSIGIVGIIAVQAFINIGGVTRTIPITGVTLPFISYGGSSLFITMVSVGILLSVSREYNRVQHKKETGQSVPRRSNKKDYRPLRSV, encoded by the coding sequence TTGAACAGACCGCACAGACCCAGTCAATCGAAGAACCCGCCAAGCACGGGCAAGGGATCGCCTGATTTTATTCTGTTGGTGCTGACCCTGCTGCTAGTCGGGTTCGGCGTCGTGATGGTATTCAGTTCAAGCTCAAGTCTGGCTGCCGTATCCTCGAGGTATGATTATGACTCCTTCTACTTCGCCAAGCGGCAGCTGATGTGGGCTGGGTTAGGCTTCGTGGCTATGCTGTTCGCCATGAACATCCGTTATACGGCCTACAAAATACTGTTCATTCCATTATTCATAGTCACTGTCCTGATGCTTCTCATTGTCCCGTTCACGGCGGAGGATGTGAACGGAGCGCGAAGCTGGTTCTACATCGGAGGCCTCGGCATCCAGCCTACCGAATTGGCGAAGATCGCGGTCGTGCTGTATTTGTCGGCCTTGATCGCCAAGAAGGGGGAAAAATTCCGCGACTTCCGCACCGGGCTGTTCCCGGTCATGATCATCGTCGGCTTCGTCGTCGGCCTGATTATGCTGCAGCCCGATATGGGCGGCGCGATGATACTGGCGGCATGCGCCGGCGTTATCGTCATCGCGGGCGGCGCGAACCTGAAGCATATTATGAATTGCCTGCTCGTCGGCGTCACCGGCGTGCTCGTCGTGCTTGGCTTAAGCATGCTGTTCATGCCGGACAAGCTATCGGGCGGTTACAAGATGGCCAGGGTGCAATCCTGGCTTGATCCGTTCCACGATTCGCAGGCGGCCAGCTACAATCTGCTTCATTCCTTGAAGGCAATCGCGCATGGCGGCTGGACGGGAGCCGGCTTCGGGCAGAGTATTCAGAAGCTGTTGTATTTACCTTATCCTTACAATGACTTTATCTTCGCGATCATCGCGGAGGAATTGGGCTTTATCGGAACCGTCATCTTTTTGCTCGTCTATATATGCTTCATTTGGCGCGGCATCCTGATTGCGCTGCGCTGCCCGGATATTTACGGCACGCTCGTAAGCATAGGTATCGTCGGCATCATCGCCGTCCAGGCCTTCATCAATATCGGCGGCGTCACACGTACGATTCCGATTACGGGAGTTACCCTGCCGTTCATCAGTTACGGAGGATCTTCTCTGTTCATTACGATGGTCAGCGTCGGAATATTGCTCAGCGTCTCGCGGGAATACAACCGCGTGCAGCACAAGAAGGAGACCGGACAATCGGTCCCCCGCCGTTCCAACAAAAAAGACTACCGGCCGCTTCGGTCCGTGTAG
- a CDS encoding YugN family protein: MIIDNTGLIGLESDLAYLDEVTENLGFTRWQWEYYRATYDLKIEDNKNGEAYFVRINTRVKEGKLEKPDTILSIEAVYMGRASFPHGLDYESAIPQPIVNNATQKLNELKQALLSA; the protein is encoded by the coding sequence ATGATTATTGACAACACCGGCCTCATCGGCCTCGAATCGGATCTGGCCTACCTGGATGAGGTAACGGAGAATCTCGGTTTTACCCGCTGGCAGTGGGAATATTACCGGGCTACATACGATTTGAAAATTGAAGATAATAAGAACGGCGAAGCCTACTTTGTACGCATCAATACCCGCGTGAAGGAAGGGAAGCTGGAGAAGCCGGATACGATTCTCTCCATTGAGGCCGTCTACATGGGCCGCGCTTCCTTCCCGCACGGACTGGATTACGAATCTGCGATCCCGCAGCCGATCGTGAATAATGCCACCCAGAAGCTGAATGAGCTGAAGCAAGCGCTTCTTAGCGCCTAA
- a CDS encoding amidohydrolase, whose amino-acid sequence MINTTASVWKEALASRYEETVAWRRHLHRHPEVSYEERQTALFVAERLESFGLEVTTGVGGHGVVGRLKNGAGPVVALRADMDALPIQDEKACEYASTVPGVMHACGHDAHTATLLSVARAMAEHREGWSGEVRFVFQPAEEVSPGGARAMIKEGALQGVDRMYGVHLWTPIPSGIVAVRPGPMMAAVDDFFLTVYGRGGHGGMPHLCTDAVVIGAQLVQQWQTIVSRSVSPLQPAVVSVGALQAGSTQNVIADRAILKGTIRSFDPAVREQLRERFETILRHTCAMHGAEYELEYRVGYPALVNHESETERVCRVAAGCFGAERVQEADMLMPAEDFAYYMKEVPGCFVLVGAGHREAASYPHHHPRFDIDEPAMLTAGELLAGLACDALMNP is encoded by the coding sequence ATGATTAATACGACCGCATCGGTGTGGAAGGAAGCATTGGCGTCCCGCTACGAGGAGACCGTCGCTTGGCGCCGGCATTTGCACCGGCATCCTGAAGTGTCTTATGAGGAGAGGCAGACCGCCCTGTTCGTCGCGGAGAGGCTTGAATCGTTCGGCCTGGAGGTGACAACCGGCGTGGGCGGACATGGCGTGGTCGGGAGGCTCAAGAACGGCGCCGGCCCGGTTGTCGCCTTGCGTGCCGACATGGATGCCTTGCCCATACAGGACGAGAAGGCATGCGAATATGCATCGACTGTACCTGGGGTGATGCATGCGTGCGGCCATGATGCGCACACGGCGACGCTGCTGTCCGTCGCCCGCGCGATGGCGGAGCACCGCGAAGGGTGGAGCGGGGAAGTGCGGTTTGTATTTCAGCCAGCCGAGGAAGTCAGTCCAGGCGGAGCCCGGGCCATGATTAAGGAAGGGGCGCTGCAGGGCGTCGATCGGATGTATGGCGTTCATCTGTGGACCCCGATCCCTTCGGGCATCGTGGCGGTGCGGCCGGGGCCGATGATGGCGGCGGTGGATGACTTCTTCTTAACGGTATACGGCCGGGGCGGGCACGGCGGCATGCCGCATCTGTGCACGGACGCCGTCGTCATCGGTGCCCAACTCGTGCAGCAATGGCAGACGATCGTCAGCCGGAGCGTGTCGCCGCTGCAGCCGGCCGTCGTCTCCGTCGGAGCGCTGCAGGCCGGCTCGACACAAAATGTCATTGCCGACCGCGCTATTTTGAAGGGGACGATACGCTCCTTCGATCCGGCGGTCCGCGAGCAGTTGCGGGAGCGGTTCGAGACGATCCTTCGGCATACATGCGCGATGCATGGCGCGGAGTATGAGCTGGAATACCGCGTCGGTTATCCGGCGCTGGTCAATCATGAGAGCGAGACGGAGCGAGTGTGCCGTGTCGCCGCAGGCTGCTTCGGGGCGGAGCGCGTGCAGGAGGCGGATATGCTGATGCCGGCCGAGGACTTCGCTTACTATATGAAAGAAGTTCCGGGCTGCTTCGTGCTGGTCGGAGCCGGCCACAGAGAGGCGGCTTCCTACCCGCATCATCATCCGCGCTTCGATATCGATGAGCCGGCGATGCTGACGGCTGGCGAGCTGTTGGCGGGGCTGGCATGCGACGCGCTCATGAATCCGTAA
- a CDS encoding CBS domain-containing protein, with the protein MPNIQNIMTDSVVTCTAQDNIYEAAVKMKQHDTGFIPIVDGERLIGVVTDRDLVIRAMAEKHPGSTSIRDVMTEEVISVGPEATIDETAELMADHQVRRLPVVQDGKLVGIVSLGDLAVHVHFADEAGEALSEISEQSPYTH; encoded by the coding sequence ATGCCAAACATTCAGAACATCATGACGGATTCCGTTGTTACCTGCACGGCGCAGGACAATATTTATGAAGCCGCAGTCAAGATGAAGCAGCACGATACCGGATTTATTCCGATCGTAGACGGCGAACGCCTCATCGGTGTCGTTACCGACCGGGATCTCGTCATCCGCGCGATGGCCGAGAAGCACCCCGGCTCCACTTCCATCCGTGACGTAATGACGGAAGAAGTCATATCCGTGGGCCCGGAGGCCACCATCGACGAGACGGCGGAATTGATGGCCGACCACCAAGTGCGGCGTCTGCCGGTCGTGCAGGACGGCAAGCTGGTCGGCATCGTATCGCTTGGGGATCTCGCCGTACACGTGCATTTTGCGGATGAAGCGGGAGAGGCGTTAAGCGAGATTTCCGAACAATCGCCGTATACGCACTAG
- a CDS encoding DNA repair helicase XPB encodes MVVQQDCTVLVNERSPDYPEIRAAVQRFAELMKNPAGIHTFRMTPITLWNAAASGATAQSVTETLDRYATYPTPIKVKQEIEMWMGRYGLFILEGEDKETHFTLRSEDEKTLERFMHDAEVGTLFSGRPQQGRVLVHARHRGRLKRALARAGYPVIDHLGFRDGEPLSFQLEESSSFSLRPYQQDAVAAFIGSGTRAAGDGVIVLPCGAGKTIVGLAAMTALQSETLILTSNATSVKQWKEELLKRTTLKSEHVGEYTGADKQVRPVTISTYQMMTYRQQKDGEWSHMRLFHERDWGLIIYDEVHLLPAPVFRTTADLQATRRLGLTATLVREDGCERDVFSLIGPKRFEVPWRQLEEAGWIAQVTCTEVRVPLPAATRIAYQQTGLRERARIAAENGAKIPAVRQLIARHPGAPTLVIGQYLSQLDTLAADLQAPVLTGQTPQAERQRLYEAFKQGELPVLIVSKVANFAVDLPDATVAIQVSGSYGSRQEEAQRLGRLLRPKKDGRMAYFYTVVSEATKERDYALKRQLFLVEQGYRYLIEEGEENSEHDSAVEADGTG; translated from the coding sequence ATGGTGGTACAACAGGATTGCACGGTGCTGGTGAACGAGCGGAGCCCGGACTATCCGGAGATTCGGGCGGCCGTGCAGCGGTTCGCCGAGCTGATGAAGAATCCGGCGGGCATCCATACGTTCCGGATGACGCCGATAACATTGTGGAACGCGGCCGCGAGCGGCGCCACGGCCCAATCGGTCACGGAGACGCTGGATCGGTACGCGACGTACCCGACGCCCATCAAGGTCAAGCAGGAGATCGAGATGTGGATGGGAAGGTACGGCTTGTTCATTCTGGAAGGGGAGGATAAAGAGACGCACTTCACCCTTCGCTCCGAGGATGAAAAGACGCTCGAACGATTCATGCACGATGCGGAAGTCGGCACGTTGTTCTCGGGCCGGCCGCAGCAGGGCCGGGTGCTCGTCCATGCCCGTCATCGGGGGCGGCTGAAGCGGGCCCTGGCGCGCGCGGGTTATCCTGTCATCGACCATTTGGGCTTCCGCGACGGAGAGCCGCTCTCGTTCCAGCTGGAAGAGAGTTCATCCTTCTCCCTGCGGCCTTATCAGCAGGATGCGGTCGCCGCGTTCATCGGGTCGGGGACGCGGGCAGCCGGCGATGGCGTCATCGTGCTGCCCTGCGGAGCGGGCAAGACGATCGTCGGCCTGGCGGCAATGACGGCGCTGCAGAGCGAGACGCTCATTCTCACCTCGAACGCGACGTCGGTCAAGCAGTGGAAGGAAGAGCTGCTGAAGCGGACGACATTGAAGAGCGAGCATGTGGGCGAATATACGGGGGCGGACAAGCAGGTGCGCCCCGTGACAATATCAACCTATCAGATGATGACCTACCGCCAGCAAAAGGACGGCGAATGGAGCCATATGCGTCTGTTCCATGAGCGCGACTGGGGGCTCATCATTTACGATGAGGTCCATCTGCTGCCGGCGCCGGTGTTCCGGACGACGGCGGATCTGCAGGCGACGCGGCGCCTCGGCCTGACCGCGACGCTTGTGCGCGAGGACGGCTGCGAGCGGGATGTGTTCTCTCTCATTGGGCCGAAGCGGTTCGAGGTGCCATGGAGACAGCTGGAGGAGGCCGGGTGGATTGCCCAGGTCACCTGCACGGAGGTAAGGGTTCCGCTCCCTGCTGCGACCCGCATCGCTTATCAGCAGACCGGATTACGCGAACGGGCGCGCATCGCGGCGGAGAACGGGGCTAAAATTCCGGCCGTCCGGCAGCTCATCGCGCGCCACCCCGGAGCGCCGACGCTGGTTATCGGGCAGTACTTGTCCCAGCTAGACACATTGGCAGCAGATTTGCAGGCCCCGGTTCTTACCGGGCAGACGCCCCAGGCCGAGCGGCAGCGTCTGTATGAGGCGTTCAAGCAAGGCGAGCTGCCGGTGCTTATTGTATCGAAGGTGGCGAACTTCGCCGTCGATCTGCCGGACGCGACCGTAGCCATTCAAGTATCCGGAAGCTACGGCTCCCGGCAGGAAGAAGCGCAGCGGCTCGGCAGGCTGCTGCGTCCGAAGAAGGACGGTCGGATGGCCTACTTCTATACAGTGGTCAGTGAGGCGACCAAGGAGCGGGATTACGCGCTCAAGCGGCAGCTGTTCCTGGTGGAGCAGGGCTACCGCTATCTTATCGAGGAGGGGGAAGAGAATAGTGAACACGATTCAGCTGTTGAAGCGGACGGAACCGGATGA